The nucleotide sequence TGGGGTCTTCAAATTGTGCCTTGACATCTTCATAGTCCCTTTTAGGTGTAAATGATATTTCCTTAGATGTAGCTGTTTCACCATTTAATGTGAATTCTACATCTGACTTTATCTTCAAAGTATAATTTTCACCATCATTATATCCATTTACTGGAGGCCTTATCTCTATAGCTTTGCTATCTGCTGTTGTTGTCCAAATGCAATTATATGATTTACCATTAGCATCATAAAGTTCTATTTCCATACCTTGAATATCATCATTAGTCAATTCCTTTTCAAAGTTTATTGTCCAGTTATGATATAAACTTATAGCAGATTTATCGGTAACAAGACTACTAACTGCCGCTTTTTCTTTATCCTTTAGTTTAAGTACAAAAAATCCGCCGAGCCCAACCAATACAATCACTATAACTATCATAAGCCTTATATTTCTATTTCTCATCGTCATAACACCCCTTCCAAAGCAGTTTGAAAAGAGAAATTCTATAGCTTATTCTAAATTACTCTTCCATCCACTTCACAACTCTAAATCGCAGGAAATCTCCATACCCCTCTAGATTTTTTAATAAGTATGCACTAATGGCTCCTTTATTAGACTCTTTAAAATCCTTTAGATTATTGCCACCTATTAATTTCTTCCTGGACTCTCTTGTGTTAATACCATTAAAAACTATTTCTTTTTGAATTTTTATTTCTTTAGCAAAAATACTACTATTGTAGAAAAACGCCTGTCCTTTAAAGGTTACTTTGCCACTGCAATAAATAATATAATTATTGTACCAAAACCTTGTATCATCAGATATCTCTAAATCTCCATCAACCAGGATTATTTTGTAATACTCACCAAAGCGAGACAACTGTCCTGGACCGTAGTCATAATTTAATTTTTTTACAATCTCATAGTAAATACCATTGTTATTTCCGGATCCATCTGTCCCGTTAATTAGCCATTGAAAATTTATTGGAGCTGAGGTACTTTTTATTTTATAAGTTACTGTATTTTGAACATTAGTTAAATCAGTATTATCTACAGTAAGATAATGTAGGTCGGAACTATAAATCACATCTGCTGGGGATGTATATTCTGCCATGGCATTAGCCCCTGAAGAAGTTGCCGGATCTAATATACTGCAAAAATATAGATAATCCATCTTTTTATCTTTCCATTGTGGTGAGCTCAAACTTCCTGCAGCATCCTTATATCTGTTTATTCCTGTATTTGCCCCGGAGGGTGTATTAAATCTAAACTCATTATCTATAGCCTTTACCTTTATGTTTCCCTCGGACATATTTAACTCTATAGGTAAAAAATCAACTTTGCCTTGTAAAAACATATTTCCAGATATATTTAATATACTCCCATTACTATAGAAAGAACTCTCTATAGCCCCTGTAGGAGAAGATGGTCTTTTGGGTGAAGTTGTAAAAACATTTTTAAATATTGCATCAAAATAGTCATTATAAATTGAGTTTTTATCAATATAAACTGTTACTTTAACCTTCCTTCCTGTTAAAGTCCGGTCTGGCTGTTCATATTGTGCATAAGATTCAATCTTTAGGCAATCTACTTTTCTACCAATAGGGGTATCCACCACACCATTTTCTTCGATTATCTCAGTCCAATTTTTAATACCGTCAATCGTCTCATTTACTCTACGGACATAATCCGTTGTAGGATCCTCAGTAAGATTATATTGCTTACTATCTACTAACACGATGGGATTATTAATTATGTATTCTTTCAAAAGATAATACTGTTTTTCTATACCACTTTCAGCTCTAAGCTTTAACTTATTTACTTTTTCCCTATTAACTGAACTCTTGTAGCTTGTTGCAGCCAATGTTACCATGGCTGCAGCTAATACCGTAATAATCAGCACGGCTTGAATTGCCATTAGTAAAGAATAGCCTTTCTTTTTTTTTCTCATTTTATCCCCCTATGACTGCACAAAGACATATACATCAGTAGATATTTCTTTAACTTTAC is from Clostridium thermarum and encodes:
- a CDS encoding type II secretion system protein produces the protein MRKKKKGYSLLMAIQAVLIITVLAAAMVTLAATSYKSSVNREKVNKLKLRAESGIEKQYYLLKEYIINNPIVLVDSKQYNLTEDPTTDYVRRVNETIDGIKNWTEIIEENGVVDTPIGRKVDCLKIESYAQYEQPDRTLTGRKVKVTVYIDKNSIYNDYFDAIFKNVFTTSPKRPSSPTGAIESSFYSNGSILNISGNMFLQGKVDFLPIELNMSEGNIKVKAIDNEFRFNTPSGANTGINRYKDAAGSLSSPQWKDKKMDYLYFCSILDPATSSGANAMAEYTSPADVIYSSDLHYLTVDNTDLTNVQNTVTYKIKSTSAPINFQWLINGTDGSGNNNGIYYEIVKKLNYDYGPGQLSRFGEYYKIILVDGDLEISDDTRFWYNNYIIYCSGKVTFKGQAFFYNSSIFAKEIKIQKEIVFNGINTRESRKKLIGGNNLKDFKESNKGAISAYLLKNLEGYGDFLRFRVVKWMEE
- a CDS encoding leucine-rich repeat domain-containing protein — protein: MRNRNIRLMIVIVIVLVGLGGFFVLKLKDKEKAAVSSLVTDKSAISLYHNWTINFEKELTNDDIQGMEIELYDANGKSYNCIWTTTADSKAIEIRPPVNGYNDGENYTLKIKSDVEFTLNGETATSKEISFTPKRDYEDVKAQFEDPNLESVIRDLVKKPDGEIFVSDLEGITILIANNSQIKSIAGIEYLVNLRELYLDVNEISDITPIKGLTYLNRLGLSYNNIKDISVLKGIPLRYLSLYGNEITDYSAVKDIYSDLEWKDFAID